Proteins found in one Zea mays cultivar B73 chromosome 1, Zm-B73-REFERENCE-NAM-5.0, whole genome shotgun sequence genomic segment:
- the LOC103628783 gene encoding uncharacterized protein: MRCETIKSQDDDEDNRDNEKDGEFDERNNKEIQDVSNILEQGVANDQIHIPIRPLEEVNLHDHAIMNVSGVSEQNDHARKKLDFAVDGISLARPNNSKPKGRTIKGSEERVIKLGAKGTKKMTRKCQKCGIADGHNSRTCLSMEENRQRLASLAGRKRGRPPGSRNKRDSKAPDWNETTTSKKHANDFDISESDSD; encoded by the exons ATGAGGTGTGAAACAATAAAATCTCAGGACGATGATGAAGACAATAGAGACAACGAAAAGGATGGTGAATTTGACGAAAGGAATAACAAG GAAATTCAAGACGTATCTAATATACTTGAACaaggtgtggccaatgatcaaatACATATACCAATACGTCCATTAGAAGAG GTTAATTTGCATGATCACGCAATTATGAATGTTAGTGGTGTCAGTGAACAAAATGATCATGCCAGAAAG AAACTGGATTTTGCAGTCGATGGGATAAGCTTGGCAAGACCAAATAACTCAAAACCCAAAGGAAGAACAATAAAGGGGAGTGAAGAAAGGGTTATTAAATTGGGAGCAAAAGGTACAAAGAAAATGACCAGGAAATGTCAGAAGTGTGGAATTGCTGATGGTCACAACAGTAGGACATGTTTGTCAATGGAGGAAAATAGACAAAGGTTGGCAAGCCTTGCTGGACGTAAGAGAGGACGACCTCCAGGATCTAGGAACAAGCGTGACAGTAAAGCTCCTGATTGGAATGAGACAACAACATCAAAAAAACACGCAAATGATTTCGATATTAGTGAGTCAGACAGTGATTAG